In one window of Chitinophagales bacterium DNA:
- a CDS encoding FtsX-like permease family protein: MNWQWLIKMAWRDSRKNKGRLALFTSSILLGIAALVAINSFAVNLKSQIDKEAKSLLGADLEVKSRQPIPSEVYAMLDSLELEQIREISFASMVYFQSSGETRLVEVRGVEGDYPFYGTLLTEPESAAKKINKKGSSLIDKSLLLQFKASIGDTVRIGNSPFIIDGSILSIPGQSAIRSGVAPPVFIPYHQIPETGLLQKGSRINYRAYVKYPDDFDPAVFENLIKPRLKALDIGFDDVEERKRELGEAYSNLSGFLNLTAFVALLLGCIGVASSAHIYIKSKVNSIAVLRCLGATGNQSLWIYLLQISAMSFVGAALGAILGSSIQFILPQLFESFLPFEVNLSISWISIFQGIVLGLFIAVLFALTSLLNIRKISPLKVLRASYENNEQDKNVYWVYALLILLIYAFSYFQLGNLLRALFFTLGLLLSFGILTALARIVMWLLRRYFPRQSSMVLRQSLSNLYRPNNQTLVLIVSIGLGTALITTLFLSQGLLLEKIKFSSKAKNQPNMVLFDVQDDQKEALHEMTDSLGLPVLQKVPIVNIRLHSLRGMTPKEIKADSTIKVKKWTLDREYRVTYRDSLSESESIVQGEWQGKLENPGDSIFVSLAENIAEDMLAEVGDPIAFNVQGAIIQTYVGSIRKIDWQRMQTNFMVVFPSGVLEKAPKFHVLLTRYDSIPQSALYQRAVVQRFPNISIIDLKLVLSTVDQLLGRVSFVIQFMAFLSIFTGLIVLIGSVLLSKYQRLWESVLLRTLGASQFQILSINALEYFFLGSLASLSGIFIALVSTWFLSWYSFKAIFAPTFLPLLITYLSITTITVLIGLSNSREIINKTPLEILRGE; this comes from the coding sequence ATGAATTGGCAGTGGCTGATAAAAATGGCATGGCGCGACAGCCGGAAAAACAAGGGAAGGCTTGCGCTTTTTACCAGTAGTATATTGCTGGGCATTGCCGCTTTGGTGGCCATCAATTCATTTGCCGTCAATTTAAAAAGTCAAATAGACAAAGAAGCGAAAAGCCTGCTGGGAGCTGATTTAGAGGTCAAAAGCAGACAGCCCATTCCCAGCGAGGTTTACGCTATGCTGGACTCATTGGAACTGGAGCAAATCCGTGAAATCAGCTTCGCCTCCATGGTCTATTTTCAATCCAGTGGGGAAACCAGATTGGTGGAAGTAAGGGGCGTAGAAGGCGATTATCCCTTTTACGGCACTCTGCTTACCGAGCCAGAATCCGCTGCCAAAAAAATCAATAAAAAAGGCAGTTCCCTCATAGATAAAAGTCTGCTCTTGCAATTTAAGGCCTCTATTGGAGATACCGTGCGCATTGGCAATTCGCCCTTTATTATCGATGGAAGTATTTTGAGCATTCCCGGTCAATCGGCCATTCGCTCGGGCGTGGCACCTCCGGTTTTTATTCCCTACCATCAAATTCCGGAAACAGGGCTTTTGCAAAAAGGCAGCCGAATCAATTACCGTGCTTACGTAAAATATCCCGATGATTTTGATCCTGCAGTTTTTGAGAATTTGATCAAGCCAAGATTAAAGGCACTCGATATTGGTTTCGATGATGTCGAAGAACGCAAAAGGGAATTGGGAGAAGCCTATTCCAATTTATCTGGTTTTCTCAATCTCACTGCTTTTGTCGCACTACTTCTGGGATGTATTGGCGTGGCCAGCTCAGCGCATATTTATATCAAATCAAAAGTCAATTCCATTGCAGTACTGCGCTGCTTGGGAGCAACGGGCAATCAAAGTCTGTGGATTTATCTCTTGCAAATTTCCGCCATGAGTTTTGTAGGCGCTGCTTTGGGCGCAATACTGGGCAGTTCCATTCAGTTTATTTTGCCCCAATTGTTTGAAAGCTTTTTGCCTTTCGAAGTCAATTTAAGCATCAGTTGGATTTCCATTTTTCAGGGAATTGTTTTGGGCTTGTTCATTGCCGTACTTTTCGCATTGACTTCCCTGTTGAATATCCGCAAAATCTCTCCACTAAAAGTCTTGCGCGCTTCTTATGAAAACAATGAGCAAGACAAAAATGTCTATTGGGTCTATGCTTTGCTCATCCTGCTGATTTATGCATTTTCTTATTTCCAATTGGGAAATCTGTTGCGCGCCCTCTTTTTCACGCTGGGTCTGCTGCTTTCCTTTGGCATATTGACAGCTTTGGCTCGCATCGTAATGTGGCTATTGCGCAGGTATTTTCCGCGCCAAAGTTCTATGGTTTTGAGGCAGAGCCTGTCCAATTTGTACCGCCCCAATAACCAAACACTGGTACTGATAGTGAGTATTGGCCTGGGTACGGCATTGATTACTACATTGTTCTTAAGTCAAGGCCTACTGCTGGAAAAAATCAAATTTTCCTCCAAGGCAAAAAACCAGCCCAATATGGTATTGTTCGATGTGCAGGACGATCAAAAAGAAGCACTGCATGAAATGACCGACAGCTTGGGATTGCCCGTATTGCAAAAAGTACCGATCGTGAACATTCGCTTGCACAGCCTGCGCGGAATGACACCAAAGGAAATTAAAGCCGACAGTACCATTAAGGTAAAAAAATGGACACTGGATCGGGAATACAGGGTTACTTATCGAGATTCCCTCAGCGAATCGGAATCAATAGTGCAGGGCGAATGGCAGGGCAAACTTGAAAATCCGGGTGATAGTATTTTTGTTTCCTTGGCGGAAAATATTGCAGAAGATATGCTGGCAGAGGTGGGCGACCCCATTGCCTTTAATGTACAGGGCGCCATCATCCAGACCTACGTAGGCAGTATCCGAAAAATAGACTGGCAGCGCATGCAAACCAATTTCATGGTGGTATTTCCATCGGGCGTTTTAGAAAAGGCCCCCAAGTTTCACGTTTTGCTCACCCGCTACGATTCCATTCCCCAATCTGCCCTCTACCAAAGAGCAGTCGTGCAGCGCTTTCCCAATATCTCCATCATCGACCTGAAACTCGTGCTCAGCACAGTCGATCAATTGCTGGGCAGGGTATCCTTCGTCATTCAGTTTATGGCATTTCTCAGCATTTTCACCGGACTCATCGTATTGATCGGCTCGGTACTATTGAGCAAATACCAGCGGCTTTGGGAAAGTGTTTTGCTCCGTACCTTAGGTGCTAGCCAATTCCAGATTTTGAGCATCAATGCGCTGGAATATTTCTTTCTGGGTAGCCTGGCAAGTCTCAGCGGAATTTTCATTGCCCTTGTCTCCACCTGGTTTTTGTCCTGGTACAGTTTCAAAGCCATTTTCGCCCCCACTTTTCTACCGCTGCTCATCACATACCTCAGCATCACAACTATCACCGTATTGATCGGCCTTAGCAACAGCCGCGAAATCATCAACAAAACACCCTTAGAAATTTTACGAGGTGAATAA
- a CDS encoding ABC transporter ATP-binding protein yields the protein MIEANVLNVKNLSKIFISGSKELKVLDNVNFEVAAGDSIAIVGTSGSGKTTLLGLCAGLDHASSGSVELNGISLNGLNEDERAMVRNQHVGFIFQNFNLMPGLTALENVMIPMELKGEKQAQEKALALLDKVGLGDRANHYPTQLSGGEQQRVSIARAFSNNPTILFADEPTGNLDEETGATIESLIFELNRANNTTLVIVTHDMALAKKTNRILTMKRGEIYEA from the coding sequence ATGATAGAAGCAAACGTACTCAACGTAAAAAATCTAAGCAAAATCTTTATTTCCGGCTCAAAAGAACTCAAGGTTTTGGATAATGTAAATTTTGAGGTAGCAGCCGGGGATTCCATTGCCATAGTGGGCACTTCTGGCAGTGGAAAAACAACCCTGCTTGGCCTCTGTGCCGGATTGGATCACGCCAGCTCTGGATCGGTAGAACTCAATGGCATTTCACTGAACGGATTAAATGAAGACGAGCGTGCGATGGTCCGCAACCAACATGTAGGTTTTATTTTTCAAAATTTCAATTTAATGCCCGGGCTTACCGCGCTGGAAAATGTGATGATTCCTATGGAGCTGAAAGGTGAAAAACAGGCGCAGGAAAAAGCATTGGCTTTACTGGATAAGGTAGGATTGGGAGATCGTGCCAACCACTATCCCACACAGCTTTCGGGCGGAGAACAGCAGCGTGTTTCCATTGCCCGAGCTTTTTCCAATAACCCCACAATTTTATTTGCCGATGAACCTACCGGAAATTTAGATGAAGAAACTGGAGCGACTATTGAATCCCTGATTTTTGAACTGAACAGAGCCAATAATACCACGCTGGTCATTGTTACGCACGATATGGCATTGGCTAAAAAAACAAATCGCATTTTGACGATGAAAAGAGGTGAAATTTATGAAGCTTAG